A part of Streptantibioticus cattleyicolor NRRL 8057 = DSM 46488 genomic DNA contains:
- a CDS encoding polyprenyl synthetase family protein yields MLILDTTAPAEDVTGALWTDLLADDLPRFEAFLEQALAPQREYLTDGERALYRHGKRLRPAVLLLAARMVHGAAPLPDKVLQGAVSLEMLHVATLIHDDIVDGSALRRGLPSVNAARGTGTAVLVGDLQFVQAIRGFVRAIDRDSDMGLVELVLDTAFQIGCGELDELRTDLTEDPVRLAETYWRTADRKTAALFGLAAEAGVTLADGHTGDARRAGFYGRRIGRALQVMDDLFDLAQDESASGKPRGMDLLRRRASLPLIYAMREWGPDHAVSRIMRGEPVAPGVLDRVLAKVRGGTGFSRAYTDARTQVLEAVELLRPFPAGRYRYALEDLALHIVDRGV; encoded by the coding sequence GTGCTCATCCTCGACACCACCGCCCCCGCCGAGGACGTCACCGGCGCGCTGTGGACGGACCTGCTCGCCGACGACCTGCCCCGCTTCGAGGCGTTCCTGGAGCAGGCGCTCGCCCCGCAGCGGGAGTACCTCACCGACGGCGAGCGGGCCCTGTACCGGCACGGCAAACGCCTGCGCCCCGCCGTCCTGCTGCTCGCCGCGCGCATGGTGCACGGCGCCGCCCCGCTGCCGGACAAGGTGCTCCAGGGCGCCGTCTCGCTGGAGATGCTGCACGTGGCGACGTTGATCCACGACGACATCGTGGACGGCTCCGCCCTGCGCCGCGGGCTGCCCTCGGTCAACGCCGCCCGGGGCACCGGGACCGCGGTCCTCGTCGGCGACCTCCAGTTCGTCCAGGCCATCCGCGGCTTCGTCCGCGCGATCGACCGGGACAGCGACATGGGCCTGGTCGAACTCGTCCTGGACACCGCCTTCCAGATCGGCTGCGGGGAACTGGACGAACTGCGCACCGACCTCACCGAGGACCCGGTACGCCTGGCGGAGACCTACTGGCGCACCGCCGACCGCAAGACCGCGGCGCTCTTCGGCCTGGCGGCCGAGGCCGGGGTGACCCTGGCCGACGGCCACACCGGGGACGCCCGCCGGGCCGGTTTCTACGGCCGCCGGATCGGGCGCGCCCTCCAGGTCATGGACGACCTGTTCGACCTCGCCCAGGACGAGTCGGCGTCCGGCAAGCCGCGCGGCATGGACCTACTGCGCCGCCGCGCCTCGCTGCCGCTGATCTACGCCATGCGGGAGTGGGGACCCGACCACGCGGTCAGCCGGATCATGCGCGGTGAACCCGTCGCGCCCGGGGTGCTGGACCGCGTCCTCGCCAAGGTCCGCGGCGGCACCGGATTCTCCCGCGCCTACACCGACGCCCGCACCCAGGTCCTGGAGGCCGTCGAGCTGCTGCGTCCGTTCCCGGCCGGCCGTTACCGCTACGCCCTGGAGGACCTGGCCCTGCACATCGTGGACCGCGGCGTCTGA
- a CDS encoding YqeB family protein has translation METTPVRGRDDGRLTVLGAPGWGSVCVCVVFALVGAGTGRLLGPLAHWLVTLPWAPMQGPARLVAALPAPVLYAVGAVAGLALGLVARHEQLVIRLTGDHVVLSRKGRQHGFARDAVATVFRDGKDLVLLGHDGGELARQACDIDANRVADAFAAHGYRWAKSDPHGDRFRRWVPGTPGLPAGADALLKARQTALDKKGPTADEAGELRDELARLGVVVRDEKRRQYWRPLRAEGEPS, from the coding sequence ATGGAGACAACCCCGGTACGGGGCCGCGACGACGGCCGGCTCACCGTGCTCGGCGCACCGGGCTGGGGCAGCGTGTGCGTCTGCGTGGTCTTCGCGCTGGTGGGGGCGGGTACCGGCCGGTTGCTGGGGCCGCTGGCCCACTGGCTGGTGACGCTGCCGTGGGCCCCGATGCAGGGCCCGGCCCGGCTCGTCGCGGCCCTGCCCGCACCCGTGCTGTACGCCGTCGGCGCGGTGGCCGGGCTGGCGCTCGGACTGGTCGCCCGGCACGAGCAGTTGGTGATCCGCCTCACCGGTGACCACGTCGTCCTGAGCCGCAAGGGCAGGCAGCACGGGTTCGCCCGGGACGCCGTCGCCACGGTGTTCCGGGACGGCAAGGACCTGGTGCTGCTCGGCCACGACGGCGGTGAACTCGCCCGGCAGGCCTGCGACATCGACGCCAACCGGGTCGCCGATGCCTTCGCCGCGCACGGCTACCGCTGGGCGAAGTCCGATCCCCACGGCGACCGGTTCCGCCGCTGGGTCCCCGGCACGCCGGGGCTCCCCGCGGGAGCCGACGCCCTGCTCAAGGCCCGCCAGACGGCGCTGGACAAGAAGGGTCCCACCGCCGACGAGGCCGGCGAACTCCGCGACGAACTGGCCCGGCTCGGTGTCGTCGTGCGGGACGAGAAGCGGCGACAGTACTGGCGGCCCCTCCGAGCCGAGGGTGAGCCGAGCTGA
- the cpt gene encoding chloramphenicol phosphotransferase CPT: MIILNGGSSSGKTGIVRCLQAVLPDPWPALGCDSFVDVLPATMRGSQEGIGFTADGGVDVGPGFLALEAAWRQGVVAMARAGARIVVDDVFLGGARSRQRWHEALDGLPALWVGVRCARSAAADREIARGDRVPGMAAAQADLVHQGVRYDLEVDTTHTGPMACARAIAARLR; this comes from the coding sequence ATGATCATCCTCAACGGTGGTTCCAGCTCCGGGAAGACCGGGATCGTACGGTGCCTCCAGGCCGTACTGCCCGATCCATGGCCGGCGTTGGGGTGCGACTCGTTCGTGGACGTGCTGCCCGCCACGATGCGGGGGTCCCAGGAGGGCATCGGGTTCACGGCGGACGGCGGGGTGGACGTCGGGCCGGGGTTCCTGGCGCTGGAGGCGGCCTGGCGGCAGGGCGTCGTGGCGATGGCCCGGGCCGGTGCCAGGATCGTCGTCGACGACGTCTTCCTCGGCGGGGCACGGTCCCGGCAACGGTGGCACGAGGCGCTGGACGGCCTGCCCGCACTGTGGGTCGGCGTCCGGTGCGCGCGTTCGGCCGCCGCCGACCGCGAGATCGCGCGGGGCGACCGCGTCCCGGGGATGGCCGCCGCCCAGGCCGACCTGGTGCACCAGGGCGTCCGCTACGACCTGGAGGTGGACACCACGCACACCGGGCCCATGGCGTGCGCCCGGGCCATCGCCGCCCGCCTGCGCTGA
- a CDS encoding RidA family protein, with translation MTHLAVNPDALPRPRGYSHGTLAGNTLHLAGQTALDADMRIVPGGIVEQFRQAFTNVLTTLRAVGGLPEDLVSVTLYLTDIPGYQAHGKEIGEVWRELAGPVYPAMAGIGCTALWQPEAMIEILGVAVIPEHRLVRP, from the coding sequence ATGACACACCTCGCCGTCAACCCGGACGCCCTCCCCCGCCCCCGCGGCTACTCGCACGGCACGCTCGCCGGGAACACCCTCCACCTGGCCGGGCAGACCGCCCTCGACGCCGACATGCGGATCGTGCCGGGCGGCATCGTCGAGCAGTTCCGCCAGGCGTTCACCAACGTGCTCACCACGCTGCGCGCGGTGGGCGGCCTGCCGGAGGACCTGGTCAGCGTCACCCTCTACCTCACCGACATCCCCGGCTACCAGGCGCACGGCAAGGAGATCGGCGAGGTCTGGCGGGAACTGGCCGGGCCGGTCTACCCGGCGATGGCCGGCATCGGCTGCACCGCCCTGTGGCAGCCGGAAGCCATGATCGAGATCCTGGGGGTGGCCGTGATCCCCGAGCACCGGCTGGTGCGGCCGTAG
- a CDS encoding fatty acid desaturase family protein, producing the protein MTISTEVPLLAGTPAVPTRTSGSGAGSDFARLSRRITDAGLLDRRPGYYTARLAVVIASLAAGWGAFFALGDSWWQLAVAAFLAVVFSQMALVAHDLAHRQVFRRRRPSETWGRLFGNLGIGMSYGWWMNKHTRHHANPNHEQLDPDVVPDILVWSTEQARVSRGLPRFIGGHQASLFFPLLTLEGFNLHLSSVRALRSPAMKHRLLEGALLGAHIAGYLCALFLVLSPGKAVAFLAVHQCLFGVYLGCTFAPNHKGMPTFTGDERPDFLRRQVLTSRNVRGGRLTDVVLGGLNYQIEHHLFPSMPTPHLRRAHVIVRDYCAEIGVPYHETGPIQSYREALTHLHRVGEPIRRQRKASARR; encoded by the coding sequence ATGACGATTTCCACCGAGGTTCCCCTCCTGGCGGGAACGCCCGCCGTCCCCACCCGTACGTCCGGCTCCGGGGCCGGCAGCGACTTCGCCCGGCTGTCCCGGCGCATCACGGACGCGGGGCTGCTGGATCGGCGTCCCGGTTACTACACCGCACGGCTCGCTGTGGTCATCGCGTCGCTGGCGGCGGGGTGGGGTGCCTTCTTCGCGCTCGGCGACTCCTGGTGGCAGCTGGCGGTCGCCGCCTTCCTGGCCGTGGTGTTCAGCCAGATGGCGTTGGTCGCGCACGACCTGGCGCACCGGCAGGTCTTCCGGCGCCGGCGGCCGAGCGAGACGTGGGGCCGGCTCTTCGGCAACCTGGGGATCGGCATGAGCTACGGCTGGTGGATGAACAAGCACACCCGCCACCACGCCAACCCCAACCACGAGCAGCTCGACCCCGACGTCGTCCCGGACATCCTGGTGTGGTCCACCGAACAGGCCCGGGTCAGCCGCGGCCTGCCCCGCTTCATCGGCGGCCACCAGGCGTCGCTGTTCTTCCCGCTGCTCACGCTGGAGGGCTTCAACCTGCACCTGTCGAGCGTGCGGGCGCTGCGTTCGCCGGCCATGAAGCACCGGCTGCTGGAGGGCGCCCTGCTCGGCGCGCACATCGCGGGATACCTCTGCGCGCTCTTCCTGGTGCTCTCCCCCGGCAAGGCGGTCGCGTTCCTCGCCGTGCACCAGTGCCTGTTCGGTGTCTACCTCGGCTGCACCTTCGCGCCGAACCACAAGGGCATGCCCACGTTCACCGGCGACGAACGCCCCGACTTCCTGCGGCGCCAGGTGCTCACCTCCCGCAACGTGCGCGGCGGCCGACTCACCGACGTCGTGCTCGGCGGCCTCAACTACCAGATCGAGCACCACCTGTTCCCCAGCATGCCCACCCCCCACCTGCGCCGCGCCCACGTCATCGTCCGCGACTACTGCGCGGAGATCGGCGTTCCCTACCACGAGACCGGACCGATCCAGTCGTACCGCGAAGCCCTCACCCACCTGCACCGGGTGGGCGAACCGATCCGGCGGCAGCGCAAGGCGTCCGCACGGCGGTGA
- a CDS encoding TetR/AcrR family transcriptional regulator: protein MRTVDPGRHRARRRQIVDAAAGLFAAKGFERTTTAEICKAAGTSTGNLFHYFPNKRAIFHAVLEEDEADGAGKAQRLAAARTADDPWTALLETVDLLAAPATRPSVPALVMEAMVQAYRDPDLAALLSRANDEERSTLTTVLRNAVVAGQIDPGLDPEATAAWVQALIGALYTTAATDPSFDPAAQLPTLRLILQRFLRPAATSGPRRGKGDRSPDDSPGD from the coding sequence GTGAGGACAGTCGACCCCGGCAGACACCGGGCGCGGCGCAGGCAGATCGTCGACGCCGCGGCCGGGCTCTTCGCCGCCAAGGGCTTCGAACGCACCACCACGGCGGAGATCTGCAAGGCGGCCGGGACGAGCACGGGCAACCTGTTCCACTACTTCCCCAACAAGCGCGCCATCTTCCACGCCGTCCTCGAGGAGGACGAGGCCGACGGCGCCGGCAAGGCACAGCGCCTCGCCGCCGCCCGCACCGCCGACGACCCGTGGACCGCGCTGCTGGAGACCGTGGACCTCCTCGCCGCCCCCGCCACCCGGCCGTCGGTCCCGGCCCTCGTCATGGAGGCGATGGTCCAGGCGTACCGCGACCCCGACCTGGCGGCGCTGCTGAGCCGGGCGAACGACGAGGAGCGGTCCACCCTCACCACCGTGCTGCGGAACGCCGTCGTGGCCGGGCAGATCGACCCCGGCCTCGACCCGGAGGCCACCGCCGCCTGGGTCCAGGCGCTCATCGGCGCCCTCTACACCACCGCCGCCACCGACCCGTCCTTCGACCCGGCCGCCCAACTCCCCACCCTGCGCCTGATCCTCCAGCGCTTCCTGCGCCCCGCCGCCACCTCCGGTCCCCGGCGCGGAAAGGGGGACCGCTCCCCGGACGATTCCCCCGGCGACTGA
- a CDS encoding PaaX family transcriptional regulator: protein MDTLPSPKENRALDVVVAAAGTRPRPGRDTRLGPLILTVLGLYARGEHNWLSVASVVRLMADLGVEGQAVRSAIWRLKRRGVIHGERRGGAAGYRLAEPTLETLAEGDVRIFERTRATTDDGWLVVVFSVPESERDKRHELRTALTRLGFGTAAPGVWVAPGNLATETRRTLERRGLAGYVDIFTGDHVAFGDLRAKVAAWWDLDELTGLYADFLRAHRPLLDTVAAGRTTPAEAFRAYVPMLTQWRRLPYRDPGLPLALLPPGWNGVTAGALFAELNTALRAPAREHALSVIHG, encoded by the coding sequence ATGGACACCCTGCCGTCCCCGAAGGAGAACAGGGCACTGGACGTCGTGGTGGCCGCCGCGGGGACGCGGCCCCGGCCGGGCCGTGACACCCGCCTCGGCCCGCTGATCCTCACCGTCCTCGGCCTGTACGCGCGCGGCGAGCACAACTGGCTCTCCGTCGCCTCGGTGGTGCGCCTCATGGCCGACCTCGGCGTGGAGGGCCAGGCGGTACGGTCCGCGATATGGCGGCTGAAGCGCCGTGGTGTGATCCACGGCGAACGCCGCGGGGGCGCCGCGGGCTACCGCCTCGCGGAGCCGACCCTGGAAACCCTCGCCGAGGGGGACGTGCGCATCTTCGAACGCACCCGGGCCACCACCGACGACGGCTGGCTCGTGGTCGTCTTCTCGGTGCCCGAGTCCGAACGCGACAAGCGCCACGAACTGCGCACCGCCCTGACGCGGTTGGGGTTCGGCACCGCGGCACCCGGGGTGTGGGTCGCCCCGGGAAACCTGGCCACCGAGACGCGGCGCACCCTGGAACGCCGGGGGCTCGCCGGGTACGTCGACATCTTCACCGGCGACCACGTCGCCTTCGGCGACCTGCGCGCCAAGGTCGCCGCCTGGTGGGACCTGGACGAACTCACCGGACTGTACGCGGACTTCCTGCGCGCCCACCGTCCCCTGCTCGACACCGTCGCGGCCGGCCGGACGACCCCGGCCGAGGCGTTCCGCGCGTACGTGCCCATGCTCACCCAGTGGCGGCGGCTGCCCTACCGCGACCCCGGCCTCCCGCTGGCCCTGCTGCCGCCGGGGTGGAACGGGGTCACGGCGGGGGCGCTCTTCGCCGAGCTGAACACCGCGTTGCGGGCGCCCGCGCGCGAGCACGCCCTGTCCGTGATCCACGGCTGA
- a CDS encoding cupin domain-containing protein, which produces MEPDLSKYRLDGDNSMYRLPGGLVAPVVTRGGHEDTNTADSGGAIRVSGVSIQHTPATKLWFGKVSNEPGYRSVNHHHGEAETGGYVLSGRARIYFGEKLEDYVDMSEGDWVFVPPFMPHIECNLSRTNPLTWMTTRTPENIVVNLPDIADADLRDWPSR; this is translated from the coding sequence ATGGAGCCCGACCTCAGCAAGTACCGACTCGACGGTGACAACTCGATGTACCGGCTGCCGGGCGGACTCGTCGCCCCGGTGGTCACCCGCGGCGGCCACGAGGACACCAACACCGCCGACTCGGGCGGCGCGATCCGGGTCTCGGGGGTGAGCATCCAGCACACCCCGGCGACGAAACTGTGGTTCGGCAAGGTCAGCAACGAGCCCGGCTACCGCTCCGTCAACCACCACCACGGCGAGGCCGAGACCGGCGGATACGTCCTGTCCGGCCGGGCCCGCATCTACTTCGGCGAGAAACTCGAGGACTACGTCGACATGAGCGAGGGCGACTGGGTCTTCGTGCCGCCGTTCATGCCGCACATCGAATGCAACCTCTCCCGCACCAACCCCCTGACCTGGATGACCACCCGGACGCCGGAGAACATCGTGGTCAACCTCCCCGACATCGCCGACGCCGACCTGCGCGACTGGCCGAGCCGGTGA
- a CDS encoding GlxA family transcriptional regulator — protein sequence MFGLRRPEIGRDLYDFCLCSPEPSTSMRDGFFALSGVRGLDAADRADTVIVPNRPDVHVPRRGAVLDAIRRAHARGARLVGFCSGAFTLAEAGVLDGRRATAHWQWADAFRARFPAVRLAEDVLFVDDGDILTAAGSAAALDLGLHIVRRDHGAEIANAVSRRLVFAAHRDGGQRQFIERPVPDIPDESLAPVLAWAQRRLDTPLTVDDLAARAAVSRATLHRRFRSQLGTTPLAWLTGERLTLACRLIERGESRVDVVARRSGLGTAAHLRTVMRRGTGLTPSEYRRRFGPGTV from the coding sequence GTGTTCGGCCTGCGCCGACCGGAGATCGGCCGCGACCTGTACGACTTCTGCCTCTGCTCGCCCGAGCCGAGCACGTCGATGCGGGACGGCTTCTTCGCCCTGAGCGGCGTCCGCGGCCTCGACGCGGCCGACCGCGCGGACACCGTCATCGTCCCCAACCGCCCCGATGTGCACGTGCCCCGCCGAGGCGCCGTCCTCGACGCCATCCGGCGGGCGCACGCGCGGGGCGCGCGGCTGGTCGGCTTCTGCAGCGGTGCCTTCACCCTCGCCGAGGCCGGGGTCCTCGACGGACGGCGGGCCACCGCGCACTGGCAGTGGGCGGACGCCTTCCGGGCCCGTTTCCCCGCCGTCCGGCTGGCGGAGGACGTGCTGTTCGTGGACGACGGCGACATCCTCACCGCCGCGGGCAGCGCCGCCGCGCTCGACCTGGGGCTGCACATCGTCCGCCGCGACCACGGCGCGGAGATCGCCAACGCCGTCAGCCGGCGCCTGGTCTTCGCGGCCCACCGGGACGGCGGACAACGGCAGTTCATCGAACGCCCCGTGCCCGACATCCCGGACGAATCCCTCGCGCCCGTGCTCGCCTGGGCACAGCGGCGGCTGGACACACCACTGACGGTCGACGACCTCGCCGCGCGCGCCGCCGTCAGCCGCGCGACCCTGCACCGCCGCTTCCGTTCCCAACTCGGCACGACCCCTCTCGCGTGGCTGACGGGAGAACGCCTCACCCTGGCCTGCCGGCTGATCGAACGGGGTGAGTCACGCGTCGACGTGGTGGCCCGGCGCAGCGGCCTGGGCACCGCCGCCCACCTGCGCACCGTGATGCGCCGCGGGACGGGGCTGACGCCGTCGGAATACCGGCGCCGGTTCGGACCGGGGACGGTGTGA